A single region of the Podospora pseudopauciseta strain CBS 411.78 chromosome 1, whole genome shotgun sequence genome encodes:
- a CDS encoding hypothetical protein (EggNog:ENOG503PX97) — MAPSRSASASASVTFEQPPSRLVKRSTTAGPSVSFAQPATGKRSAGHSIIGKPSVVSFEQPPQRRPVPQHKHHQSLPAYPAYPTHAVELDSKEIGRAFSTSIPSTTWTSSPQPIEQGKLCPQLLPRETGGLYGVCISELLDNGTTIPLEPSGGRAWVVSSVVDLGIRMLESPRGRQALSNLAQKSLLVWRERPISHHEPPLPKKINTPSAVDDFLYTVRHNLPLIKLDPKRNGFLACSSTTSLFHLPPSFSRFNPKSAAILHLNTHLVTKLYHSRLKSDISRRHKRFDASEAQTARFRRLAFHIAAMVTHHLCHLFVNYLRDHAQEGELRDKVTDADFMRLVTRYDPGAEWEVEFFGGRPKLFVDWDGGDDKSEKGASFVIKRGGGKNGRRMAAGVAGYKVESYLGGDFSVPLITEVEGDVFPMEKYQDVKRRYGGSRLTDCHHGGKKVSRSKENSPSVGSEAEGQFGEGKGQEIGSRVAVMDQPLGLPWNIQGQEYQLLKQACFDPAVRVVSPMRVRTMM; from the exons ATGGCACCCTCGCGCAGTGCCAGTGCGAGTGCCAGCGTAACGTTTGAGCAGCCTCCTTCACGCCTGGTAAAGCGCAGTACCACTGCCGGACCCAGCGTTTCGTTTGCCCAGCCAGCTACAGGTAAACGTTCGGCTGGGCATAGCATCATCGGCAAGCCAAGTGTTGTCTCTTTTGAGCAGCCTCCTCAACGACGCCCGGTACCGCAACACAAGCATCACCAATCTCTTCCAGCTTACCCAGCCTACCCTACCCACGCGGTAGAGCTAGACAGCAAGGAGATCGGCCGCgccttttccacctccatccctTCAACAACATGGACATCCTCTCCCCAGCCCATAGAGCAAGGTAAACTCTGCCCTCAACTCCTTCCAAGAGAAACCGGCGGCCTCTACGGCGTGTGCATCTCAGAGCTCCTCGACAacggcaccaccatccccctcgaACCCTCCGGCGGCCGAGCCTGGGTAGTCTCCTCCGTCGTCGACCTCGGCATCCGAATGCTCGAAAGCCCCCGAGGACGCCAAG ccctctccaacctcgcccagAAATCCCTCCTTGTCTGGCGCGAACGCCCCATCTCCCACCAtgaaccccccctccccaaaaaaatcaacaccccctccgcgGTAGACGACTTCCTCTACACCGTCCgccacaacctccccctGATCAAACTCGACCCAAAACGCAACGGCTTCCtcgcctgctcctccaccacttctctcttccacctccccccttccttctcgaGATTCAACCCCAAAAGCGCtgccatcctccacctcaatACCCACCTCGTCACCAAACTCTACCACTCCCGCCTCAAGTCAGACATATCCCGGCGCCACAAACGGTTTGACGCCTCCGAAGCCCAAACAGCCCGCTTCAGAAGATTAGCTTTCCATATTGCAGCAATGGTGACGCATCACCTGTGCCACCTCTTTGTCAACTACCTCCGCGATCACGCccaggagggggagctgaGAGATAAAGTCACAGACGCTGATTTCATGAGGCTCGTGACAAGATATGATCCTGGGGCGGAGTGGGAGGTGGaattttttggggggaggccAAAACTTTTTGTtgattgggatgggggtgatgaCAAAAGCGAAAAGGGGGCGAGTTTTGTGATaaagagagggggagggaaaaacgggaggaggatggcggctgGGGTGGCGGGGTACAAGGTCGAGAGTTatttgggtggtg ATTTCTCTGTACCGCTGATTACCGAGGTGGAAGGAGATGTTTTTCCTATGGAAAAGTATCAGGATGTCAAGAGAAGGTATGGGGGTTCGAGGTTGACGGATTGTCACCatggggggaagaaggtcAGTCGTAGTAAGGAGAATAGTCCTAGTGTTGGGAGTGAGGCGGAGGGGCAATTTGGTGAGGGGAAAGGGCAGGAGATTGGATCACGGGTGGCGGTGATGGATCAACCGTTGGGCTTGCCATGGAATATTCAGGGGCAGGAATACCAATTGTTGAAGCAGGCTTGCTTTGATCCTGCGGTGAGGGTTGTTAGTCCGATGAGGGTTAGGACTATGATGTGA
- a CDS encoding hypothetical protein (MEROPS:MER0000405; EggNog:ENOG503NUI5; COG:O): MAPAPGMAPYSDEPTGPFHRPEHNDESTGRMSHESESSVSTTSIVFDRIEERLAAKEGHFELDDHDPMKEADDDDNDLETGRFLGGRSSTQEEDFPAKNDGMNRGMRRTLIIVAGLLISAWVVGLFFYVSHKSYKPASQIEHDPQATVVQGTGKQVTLDQVMGSYWRAESHSISWIESPDGEDGLLLLKDGPGKDFLVVEDVRTQNSAGVNAAVDVASSKTLIKERHFDFGGQTHTPGRVWPSKDLKKVLIATNLEANWRHSFYASYWVFDVDMQIAEPLIPGEPNVRVQLAQWSPTSDAIAYVRDNNLFLRSLKHDKVVQITKDGGAEVFNGVPDWVYEEEVFSGNSATWWSEDGNYIAYLRTNETGVPEYPVQYFLSRPSGTEPAPGEESYPEVRQIKYPKAGAHNPVVNLKFYDVARDESFTVEISGRFADDDRLITEVVWAGGQVIVKETNRVSDVLRVVLVDVAARTGKAVRELDVKAIDGGWFEITHKTKYIPADPSKGREQDGYIDMVIHDDNDHLAYFTPLNNSEPIMLTSGHWEVVDAPSTVDLDNNIVYFVATKESSIQRHVYQVDLSGNNLKAVTDTGSEGYYDISFSAGTGYALLSYRGPNIPWQKVISTPANAHRYEHMVEENKELAKSAREYELPIKIYGTIKVDGVELNYVERRPPHFDKNKKYPVLFQQYSGPGSQSVNKRFTVDYQSYVAAGLGYVCVTVDGRGTGFIGRKNRVIIRGDLGKWEAHDQIAAAKIWASKSYVDEERLAIWGWSFGGFNTLKTLEQDGGRTFKYGMAVAPVTDWRFYDSIYTERYMLTPQTNGHGYDKSAINNVTALKQNVRFLMMHGVADDNVHMQNSLTLLDKLNMVGVENYDVHVFPDSDHGIYFHNANRIVYDKLTNWLINAFNGEWIKVANAKPQKKRSIQPILPIL, translated from the exons ATGGCTCCCGCTCCCGGCATGGCACCCTATTCCGATGAGCCGACCGGTCCCTTCCACAGACCAGAACACAACGACGAGAGCACAGGCAGGATGTCGCACGAATCTGAGTCCTCGGTGTCTACCACGAGTATCGTCTTCGATCGGATCGAGGAGCGCCTCGCTGCCAAGGAGGGCCACTTCGAGCTCGACGACCATGACCCCATGAAggaggccgacgacgacgacaatgACCTCGAGACTGGTCGCTTCCTCGGTGGGAGATCCAGCACCCAAGAGGAAGATTTCCCAGCCAAAAACGATGGCATGAACCGGGGGATGCGCAGGACGCTGATCATCGTGGCCGGGCTCTTGATCTCGGCGTGGGTTGTCGGTCTCTTCTTTTACGTTTCCCACAAGTCCTATAAGCCCGCCTCCCAGATCGAACACGACCCTCAGGCGACTGTAGTGCAAGGGACTGGGAAGCAAGTGACGCTCGATCAGGTTATGGGCAGCTACTGGCGTGCTGAAAGTCACTCCATAAGCTGGATCGAAAGCCCGGACGGTGAAGATGGGCTATTGCTTCTGAAGGACGGCCCCGGAAAGGACTTTCTCGTTGTTGAGGATGTACGGACCCAGAACAGCGCTGGCGTGAATGCCGCTGTGGACGTAGCGAGCAGCAAAACGTTAATCAAGGAAAGGCACTTTGACTTCGGCGGCCAGACGCACACTCCTGGAAGGGTATGGCCAAGCAAGGACCTCAAGAAGGTGTTGATTGCAACAAATCTGGAGGCCAACTGGCGCCACTCGTTCTATGCCTCCTACTGGGTCTTCGATGTCGACATGCAAATAGCAGAGCCCCTTATTCCTGGCGAGCCAAACGTCCGCGTTCAGCTTGCCCAGTGGAGCCCTACCAGCGATGCTATTGCCTATGTCAGAGACAACAACTTGTTCCTGCGCAGCCTCAAGCACGACAAGGTTGTCCAGATCACCAAGGATGGCGGTGCTGAGGTGTTCAACGGTGTTCCTGACTGGGTATACGAAGAGGAAGTCTTCTCGGGCAACAGCGCTACCTGGTGGTCCGAGGATGGCAACTACATCGCCTACTTGCGCACCAACGAGACGGGCGTCCCTGAGTATCCTGTTCAGTACTTCCTCTCCAGGCCCAGCGGCACGGAACCGGCACCCGGCGAAGAGTCGTACCCCGAGGTCAGGCAGATCAAGTATCCCAAGGCTGGTGCTCACAACCCCGTCGTCAATCTCAAGTTCTACGACGTGGCCCGCGATGAGAGTTTCACAGTGGAAATCTCTGGCCGGTTCGCGGATGATGATCGCCTCATCACAGAGGTGGTCTGGGCTGGTGGCCAAGTTATCGTCAAGGAAACAAACAGAGTCAGCGACGTCCTCAGGGTCGTCCTTGTTGACGTCGCTGCGCGCACTGGAAAAGCAGTTCGCGAGCTGGACGTCAAGGCCATCGATGGTGGCTGGTTCGAGATTACGCACAAGACCAAGTACATTCCAGCTGACCCCTCCAAGGGGCGTGAGCAGGACGGTTACATTGACATGGTGATCCACGATGACAACGATCACCTCGCCTACTTCACGCCATTGAACAACTCGGAACCAATCATGTTGACTTCTGGACATTGGGAAGTTGTCGacgccccctccaccgtTGATTTGGATAACAACATTGTCTACTTTGTCGCAACCAAGGAATCTTCTATCCAGCGCCATGTCTACCAGGTCGATCTGTCGGGCAACAACCTGAAAGCGGTGACCGACACGGGCAGTGAAGGCTATTACGACATTTCGTTTTCGGCCGGGACAGGGTATGCCCTTCTATCTTACAGAGGTCCCAACATTCCCTGGCAAAAGGTTATCAGCACTCCAGCAAACGCACACAGATACGAGCACATGGTTGAGGAGAACAAGGAACTGGCAAAGAGTGCCAGGGAATACGAGCTCCCTATCAAGATCTACGGCACCATCAAGGTTGACGGTGTTGAACTCAACTATGTTGAGCGTCGCCCACCACACTttgacaagaacaagaagtATCCAGTTCTGTTCCAGCAATACAGCGGCCCTGGGTCTCAGAGCGTTAACAAACGGTTTACTGTCGACTACCAATCCTATGTCGCCGCCGGCTTAGGTTATGTGTGCGTAACTGTTGATGGCCGCGGAACGGGTTTCATTGGACGCAAGAACCGTGTGATCATCCGCGGGGACCTTGGAAAGTGGGAAGCCCATGATCAGATCGCTGCTGCCAAGATCTGGGCGTCGAAGAGCTATGTTGACGAAGAAAGACTGGCCATTTGGGGCTGGAGTTTCGGTGGattcaacaccctcaagaCTCTCGAGCAGGATGGTGGACGGACCTTCAAGTACGGCATGGCCGTTGCCCCAGTCACCGACTGGAGATTCTACGACAGCATCTACACCGAAAGATACATGCTTACGCCTCAGACCAACGGGCATGGTTACGATAAAAGCGCCATCAACAACGTCACGGCTCTGAAGCAGAACGTCCGTTTTCTCATGATGCACGGTGTTGCGGATGACAATGTGCACATGCAGAACTCCCTGACGCTACTCGACAAGCTAAATATGGTTGGCGTTGAGAATTATGATGTTCACGTCTTCCCAGACAGTGACCACGGGATTTATTTCCATAACGCCAACCGGATTGTTTACGACA AGTTGACCAACTGGCTCATCAATGCCTTCAACGGAGAATGGATCAAGGTTGCCAATGCAAAGCCtcaaaagaagaggagcaTACAGCCTATTCTTCCAATTCTATAG
- a CDS encoding hypothetical protein (COG:S; EggNog:ENOG503P4I0) has protein sequence MSSSTKPQNQQADIPASIQDLHCFTETNGVITTTMFDVPGYRVVKVLGAVYGITVRSRNWAAGMSMVLKSVVGGELKWFTNLLYSARNDAISRIVAETQSRGGNAVIALRFDAGDMGGFAQVCAYGTAAVIEKIDQSVETHPQLIRTS, from the exons atgtcctcctccaccaaaccccaaaaccaacaagCAGACATTCCTGCCTCCATCCAGGACCTCCACTGCTTCACCGAAACCAACGGCGTCATCACAACAACCATGTTCGACGTCCCCGGCTACCGTGTCGTCAAAGTCCTAGGCGCAGTTTACGGCATTACTGTCCGTTCTCGGAACTGGGCGGCAGGCATGTCGATGGTGCTGAAGAGcgttgtgggtggtgagctcAAGTGGTTTACCAACCTG CTCTACTCGGCCAGAAACGACGCCATCTCCCGCATCGTAGCCGAGACCCAAAGCAGAGGCGGCAACGCCGTCATCGCCCTCAGATTCGATGCCGGTGACATGGGCGGGTTTGCCCAAGTGTGCGCGTATGGAACTGCTGCGGTTATCGAAAAAATCGACCAGAGCGTCGAGACCCATCCGCAACTGATTCGGACATCTTGA
- a CDS encoding hypothetical protein (EggNog:ENOG503NUXB; CAZy:GH131): MHPSLLLGLLAGTALAGTIRRPGRPRPQAPTAETLCPIVFDGRPDSSLEPLDFDDWNTSPFNPDYVKGAGLPWSSILQFPDISPPARFDDPTYQKPFEVTINDSSIFNNQRGFRRAGLQFQGDTNRDSPGSSGIKTIHFSLKWDAQRPLNLSHEYLNVWHETADYSANQFNFQAGAILGQNSLARDTWKVLNRQNRQVWSTPILRNEWQNFAISLDFVRNTLRVYYSRGSEPLRSVTNALTNNNAGEGQYQVGILRKPTGTSDVVNSGYHQRNLNEGLIYGSVFVEDGEGGCVSL, from the exons ATgcacccctccctcctcctcggcctcctggccggcaccgccctcgccggcaCCATCCGCCGCCCCGgccgtccccgtccccaaGCCCCCACGGCCGAAACCCTCTGCCCCATCGTATTCGACGGCCGGCCCGACTCCTCCCTCGAACCcctcgactttgacgactggaacacctcccccttcaaccccgaCTACGTCAAAGGCGCCGGCCTCCCCTGGTCCTCCATCCTCCAGTTCCCCGACATCTCCCCCCCGGCCCGGTTCGACGACCCGACCTACCAGAAGCCCTTCGAGGTCACCATCAACGACTCgtccatcttcaacaaccagcGGGGCTTCCGCCGCGCCGGCCTGCAGTTCCAGGGGGACACCAACCGAGACTCCCCCGGCTCGTCGGGCATCAAGACGATCCACTTCTCGCTCAAGTGGGACGCCCAGCGGCCCTTGAACCTGAGCCACGAGTACCTCAACGTATGGCACGAGACGGCCGACTACAGCGCGAACCAGTTCAACTTTCAGGCCGGCGCCATACTCGGGCAGAACAGCCTGGCGAGGGACACGTGGAAGGTGCTCAACAGGCAGAACAGGCAGGTCTGGAGCACGCCGATCCTGAGGAACGAGTGGCAGAACTTTGCCATCTCGTTGGACTTTGTCAGAAA CACCCTCCGTGTATACTACAGCAGAGGCTCCGAACCCCTCCGCAGCGTGACCAACGCCctgaccaacaacaacgccggcGAGGGCCAGTACCAAGTCGGCATCCTCCGCAAGCCCACCGGCACCAGCGACGTCGTCAACTCTGGCTACCACCAGCGCAACCTCAACGAAGGTCTCATCTACGGCAGCGTCTTTGTCGAAGACGGCGAAGGCGGCTGCGTCTCTCTTTAA
- a CDS encoding hypothetical protein (EggNog:ENOG503PQU6), which yields MRLPTALLGALLAGRAPQNNDGRPPPQPVRIDPIPDIQITNFRAGAVILSHRFYVNFNITFPPNTPLESTPLTTYCHTIGTSLTETIGEVHPLWCNRNTDSHPTPQDVFWSLDFNVEQETFPNKTVKTPLNAEILLYRVISNETRMEGRALLSREDMPMVGESYPRQIYQGPGNFSVKGRRVSGGRGFIPGDGDGDDA from the exons ATGCGTCTCCCAACCGCCCTCCTCGGTGCCCTCCTAGCAGGCAGAGCCCCCCAAAACAACGACggccgccctccccctcagcccgTCCGCATCGACCCCATCCCCGACATCCAAATCACAAACTTCCGAGCCGGCGCCGTGATCCTCTCCCACCGCTTCTA CGTAAACTTCAACAtaaccttcccccccaacacccccctcgaATCAACCCCCCTAACAACCTACTGCCACACAATCggcacctccctcaccgaaACAATCGGCGAGGTCCACCCACTCTGGTGCAACCGCAACACCGactcccaccccaccccGCAAGACGTCTTTTGGTCCCTCGACTTCAACGTCGAGCAGGAGACCTTCCCGAACAAGACCGTTAAGACCCCCCTCAACGCCGAGATCCTGCTCTACCGCGTCATCAGCAACGagacgaggatggagggACGGGCGCTGCTGAGCAGGGAGGACATGCCCATGGTTGGCGAGAGCTACCCCAGGCAGATCTACCAAGGCCCGGGGAATTTCAGCGTCAAAGGAAGGAGGGTtagtggggggagggggtttatTCCCGGGGATGGGGACGGGGACGATGCTTGA
- the YIP3 gene encoding Prenylated Rab acceptor 1 (COG:U; EggNog:ENOG503P2BT), producing MPGGPALQARRSINCLLWIEGVNPFRGIVAEWKSPTNAGPIRPRPRLQLAGSDQGCRFVSRLISEGPSLQSRTSACSLAAVVKTPRLLVASNLFASSPLRRACKATNTDSMSIQVPIDLLTSRFSMGERFSSLRANTIGNRFANLKPLSEFLDIKRVNKPENFVEMQSRVNYNLGHFSSNYAIVFLMLCVYGLLTKPLVLFDIIFVTVGMFIIGKLDGQDLEFGTQRFSTMQLYTGLWVIAIPIALISGVFGLMMWLIGASGVVILGHAALLDKPIDEAFSGERRKYEARQGDDSWWGDDRRVEEVDESDSGVGLASSALVRRGGSFGSGMNIVAREDGEETTDDSEDGTDDDYDDDMPMLSPREEALAEAAMARVARAHSRGKTNVKLGKEELAAYQKKLAIMEYQRTRPPRRERVAVPITALGPAARSANRLPSDGSTPPSASSPDPNSEREPAQPPMGYFPPSSSRSLPRSGSSASRTPSQTRVDRDRDLSPFTYSYIRKGDSEIRSSSRQPSGSSDHPRGPQRRSESQDPFQYMTDKQPSPLSGASASSRTLHLDPLPGAPYYGSSTVVRRRTGGHEDSASGSEDAFDPAPPGRVNSSGTTLPDSRGDDKLSPSAKKSSSSSSAVPSRKKSVATRTSILGTARRKAK from the exons ATGCCCGGTGGCCCGG CCCTTCAAGCCAGGCGGTCAATCAACTGTCTGCTTTGGATTGAAGGAGTAAACCCTTTCCGCGGCATCGTCGCCGAGTGGAAGTCCCCCACCAACGCTGGTCCGATTCGGCCCCGGCCACGGCTCCAATTAGCGGGCAGTGACCAGGGGTGCCGTTTCGTTTCCAGGCTCATTTCGGAAGGGCC ATCTCTCCAATCCCGCACCTCAGCCTGCAGCCTAGCAGCCGTCGTCAAGACACCACGCCTGCTGGTCGCATCTAAtctcttcgcctcctcccctcttcGCCGTGCTTGCAaagccaccaacaccgacagCATGTCCATCCAGGTTCCCATCGACCTGCTCACCTCGCGCTTCAGCATGGGGGAGCGCTTCAGCAGCCTGCGCGCCAACACCATTGGCAACCGCTTTGCCAACCTCAAGCCCCTCTCCGAGTTCCTCGACATCAAGCGTGTGAACAAGCCCGAGAACTTTGTCGAGATGCAATCGCGTGTTAACTACAACCTCGGCCACTTCTCGAGCAACTATGCCATCGTCTTCCTGATGCTCTGCGTCTACGGCCTCCTCACCAAGCCCTTGGTCTTGTTCGACATCATCTTTGTCACCGTGGGCATGTTCATCATTGGCAAGCTCGACGGTCAAGATCTGGAGTTTGGCACCCAGCGCTTCTCGACAATGCAACTTTATACCGGCCTTTGGGTCATTGCGATCCCAATCGCCCTGATTTCCGGCGTCTTCGGCCTCATGATGTGGTTGATTGGCGCCAGTGGTGTGGTCATTCTTGGCCACGCCGCACTTTTGGACAAGCCTATCGATGAGGCTTTTTCCGGGGAG CGGAGGAAATATGAGGCGCGCCAGGGGGACGACAGCTGGTGGGGTGATGACCGGCGTGTCGAAGAAGTGGATGAATCTGATTCTGGTGTCGGGCTGGCCTCGAGCGCATTGGTCAGACGGGGTGGAAGCTTTGGTTCGGGCATGAATATCGTTGCTCGGGAGGACGGAGAGGAGACGACGGACGACTCGGAAGACGGGACGGATGATGACTATGACGATGACATGCCCATGCTCAGCCCGCGGGAGGAGGCTCtcgccgaggctgccatGGCACGTGTAGCGCGTGCCCATTCGAGAGGCAAGACGAATGTGAAGTTGggcaaggaggagttggctGCCTATCAGAAGAAGCTGGCGATCATGGAGTATCAAAGGACGAGGCCACCACGGAGAGAGCGTGTTGCTGTTCCCATCACTGCACTTGGACCTGCTGCCCGCAGCGCCAATCGACTGCCATCTGACGGCAGCACGCCCCCTTCGGCCTCTTCGCCCGATCCAAACTCGGAAAGAGAACCAGCACAGCCACCAATGGGCTActttcctccttcctcttcgcgCTCGCTTCCTCGTTCAGGCTCTAGTGCATCCAGGACACCTAGCCAGACCAGGGTTGACAGAGACCGGGACTTGTCGCCGTTCACGTATTCGTACATTCGCAAGGGCGATTCCGAGATTCGATCAAGCTCTCGGCAGCCCTCTGGTTCTTCCGACCATCCGAGGGGCCCTCAACGCCGCAGCGAGTCTCAGGATCCTTTCCAGTACATGACGGACAAGCAGCCATCGCCTCTTTCAGGAGCCTCAGCCTCGTCGCGGACACTTCATCTTGATCCTTTGCCGGGAGCACCCTATTATGGATCTTCAACGGTTGTTCGCCGACGGACCGGCGGTCACGAAGACAGCGCCAGCGGCAGCGAGGACGCCTTTGACCCTGCGCCTCCTGGGCGGGTCAACAGCTCCGGCACCACCCTTCCTGACTCGAGGGGCGATGACAAGTTGTCTCCTTCGGCCAAGAAgtcatcttcttccagtTCGGCTGTGCCTTCGCGCAAGAAGTCGGTTGCTACACGGACCAGCATCTTGGGTACTGCTAGAAGGAAAGCGAAATGA
- a CDS encoding hypothetical protein (EggNog:ENOG503P77Y): MGLLDDASSVISGRTAHSTSKRHHRSHHRSSRKHHRSRSKDRSSPREYHREERSRSRRRSSKKHHHRHSGEESGSVMGGITSFFASPSSDDDDLIYGDHEPAPSRSQRNRSRSRSRHRNSVDDDSRSFFSQSNASRALFNLAGGNASRSSFFAGFGGRPSTPSSYYKRSPRPNLLTKLHKKIRRLLRDLLNHAKRHPLKVFMLVIMPLLTGGFLTALLAKVGIRLPKAIERLIGVAGKAASGDSVGLVGEAVKLAGAAGGAAGAVKMARSTVERSTRGYDGSSWEKTTESFTRELGGGGGWGDGMVKGVTKFFSD; encoded by the exons ATGGGCCTCCTAGACGACGCCTCCTCCGTCATCTCGGGTCGAACAGCCCACTCAACCTCCAAACGGCACCACCGatcccaccaccgctccAGCAGGAAGCACCACCGTTCGAGGTCCAAGGACCGCTCTTCTCCCCGGGAGTATCATCGCGAGGAGCGCTCCCGGAGCAGGCGCCGTTCTTCAAAgaagcatcatcatcgtcattcGGGGGAGGAAAGCGGGTCGGTGATGGGGGGTAtaacctccttcttcgcctccccgtcctcagacgacgacgacctcaTCTACGGCGACCATGAGCCCGccccctcccgctcccagCGCAACCGTTCCCGGTCGAGGTCTCGTCATAGGAACAGTGTGGATGATGATTCCCGTTCGTTCTTCTCGCAATCCAACGCCTCACGCGCGTTGTTTAACCTCGCAGGCGGCAACGCATCCCGATCCTCCTTCTTTGCTGGGTTTG gCGGCCGACCAagcaccccctcctcctactATAAACGctccccccgccccaacCTCCTAACCAAACTCCACAAAAAaatccgccgcctcctccgcgacctcctcaaccatgCAAAACGTCACCCCCTCAAGGTCTTCATGCTAGTCATCATgcccctcctcaccggcgGGTTCCTCACCGCTCTCCTCGCAAAAGTAGGGATCCGTCTCCCCAAAGCAATCGAGCGGCTCATCGGGGTGGCCGGTAAAGCCGCATCAGGAGACAGCGTAGGACTCGTCGGCGAGGCAGTCAAACTTGCCGGGGCGGCTGGGGGTGCCGCCGGGGCGGTCAAAATGGCCAGATCAACAGTGGAACGATCGACGAGGGGTTACGACGGGAGTTCGTGGGAGAAGACGACCGAGAGTTTTACTAGGGAATtagggggtggtggtggatggggggatgggatggtcAAGGGGGTGACAAAGTTCTTTTCTGATTAA
- a CDS encoding hypothetical protein (COG:S; EggNog:ENOG503NVHV), with translation MRSLLSSTYSSSSSQQQPSPPPLKPPTEQTPLLPPLPTTGGDAALPPGPSPTINNDPPEEESEPPFPASQILLLCLARLLEPIAFFSIFPYINKMAQENGALPDTDVGFYSGLIESLFSLTQMFVMIFWGRASDSFGRKPVLVASIVGVSLATMLFGTAKTITEMIVYRCAAGVFAGNVVTIRTMIAEQCGQRSGNHQAKAFGWFSIANNMGISLGPLMGGMLAEPAGTWPGFFEGGLMERYPYLLSSLVIGGMGLGCAGVVGVWVEETLDRGMEGKREVERMTVGQLVRSPGVGIVLVVNGWVMLLAYSYTAILPVFWFTKVELGGFGFSPVQISWLMGLTGLSQAVWMLAIFPRLQARIGTNGVMRVCAKAYPFFFALGPVFSMLLRTGRPEFVTVFWVCAPVFFCLGSGVSMSFTAIQLAVNDVAPVARMLGTLVSISQAVVSGTRSFSPALFASLYALSVKAQWLLHGYSIWVLMVAMALVFTVLSLWLPDYEQLKKEREARAEGESERLLA, from the coding sequence ATGAGGAGCCTACTCTCCTCCACCtattcttcctcatcatcgcaacaacaaccatcaccaccacccctcaaaccaccaacggagcaaacccccctcctaccccccctcccaacaacagGAGGCGACGCAGCCCTCCCCCCAGgtccctccccaaccatcaacaatgaccccccagaagaagaatccgaaccccccttcccagcttcccaaatcctcctcctctgcctcgcTCGCCTCCTCGAACCCATAGCCTTCTTCTCTATCTTCCCCTACATCAACAAAATGGCCCAAGAAAACGGCGCCCTCCCCGACACAGACGTAGGCTTCTACTCGGGCCTGATCGaatccctcttctccctcacccaaATGTTTGTCATGATCTTCTGGGGCCGGGCCTCCGACTCCTTTGGTCGAAAACCCGTCCTTGTCGCCTCCATAGTAGGGGTTTCCCTCGCGACGATGCTGTTTGGCACTGCCAAAACAATCACAGAAATGATTGTTTATCGGTGCGCGGCGGGTGTCTTTGCGGGGAACGTGGTGACGATCAGGACCATGATTGCGGAGCAGTGTGGGCAGAGGAGCGGGAACCACCAGGCCAAGGCGTTTGGGTGGTTTAGCATTGCGAATAATATGGGGATTTCGCTTGGGCcgttgatgggggggatgttggctGAGCCGGCGGGGACGTGGCCGGGGTTTTtcgagggggggttgatggaacGGTATCCGTATCTGTTGTCTAGTTTGGTGattggggggatggggttggggtgtgCTGGGGTGGTAGGGGtttgggtggaggagacgtTGGATagggggatggagggaaagagggaggtggagaggatgacgGTTGGGCAGTTGGTGAGGAGTCCCGGGGTGGGGAtcgtgttggtggtgaatggGTGGGTGATGTTGCTGGCTTACTCTTACACGGCCATCTTGCCGGTGTTTTGGTTTACCAaggtggagttgggggggtttgggttcTCGCCGGTGCAGATTTCGTGGCTGATGGGGCTTACTGGGTTGAGTCAGGCGGTTTGGATGCTGGCGATCTTCCCGAGGCTGCAGGCGAGGATTGGGACGAATGGGGTTATGAGGGTTTGTGCGAAGGCGTATCCGTTCTTCTTTGCACTGGGGCCGGTGTTTAGCATGTTGCTGAGGACAGGGAGGCCGGAGTTTGTGACGGTGTTTTGGGTGTGTGCGCCGGTGTTTTTCTGCTTGGGCAGCGGGGTGAGTATGTCGTTTACGGCTATTCAGCTTGCTGTCAATGATGTTGCTCCTGTTGCGAGGATGCTTGGGACGTTGGTGTCGATTTCGCAGGCCGTGGTGAGCGGGACGAGGTCGTTTTCTCCGGCTCTGTTTGCGAGTTTGTATGCGTTGAGTGTGAAGGCGCAGTGGTTGCTGCACGGGTATTCGAtttgggtgttgatggtggctATGGCGTTGGTGTTTACCGTGTTGAGTCTTTGGCTGCCTGATTATGAGcagctgaagaaggagagggaggcgagggctGAGGGGGAAAGTGAAAGACTTTTGGCTTGA